A stretch of Myroides oncorhynchi DNA encodes these proteins:
- a CDS encoding TolC family protein, translated as MKTIKITLLALISTFIAHAQEALTLKDALNFALEHKAEAKQATLDIENSQYQIEEVRANALPRIDIEANLLNNVKIQEMPLTMGGQTQMIPFNLKWNSNISATASQVLFNQAVFMGLKAARSAKEFYIINKTLTDEQIIEKVASTYYQVYQTKAMLRTIETTIESTTKIKDIIENLHKNGLATQIDLDRTKVSLSNIKATRQKIINAIDLQENALKFFMGMDVNTPIIMPETTFNVNEKGILAENRIENRTEIHLLEKQKDLLEYKRKSIVADYYPSLAAFGNFAYQGMGDKFPWGGSPADKVYWTNTSAVGLQLKIPVLSGFATRSKVRQVVIEQKKVDVQIHDTKQALSLDFSNAQKSLENAMITIDIQKDNVSLAKSILSNIQNNYKHGLATLTDLLNAENAYTEAENNYTTSMLDYKLAEIQLVKAQGELKSLLD; from the coding sequence ATGAAAACGATAAAGATCACGCTATTAGCACTAATCTCAACTTTTATCGCTCATGCTCAAGAGGCTCTTACACTTAAAGATGCTTTAAATTTTGCTTTAGAACACAAAGCAGAAGCAAAACAAGCGACTCTAGATATAGAGAATAGCCAGTATCAAATAGAAGAAGTGAGAGCCAATGCTTTACCTCGTATAGATATAGAAGCTAATCTGCTCAATAACGTAAAAATCCAAGAGATGCCACTGACTATGGGCGGACAGACACAGATGATTCCTTTTAATTTAAAGTGGAACTCTAACATATCGGCTACTGCTTCTCAGGTACTGTTTAACCAAGCTGTATTCATGGGACTTAAAGCAGCTAGATCAGCTAAGGAATTTTATATTATTAATAAGACACTAACTGATGAGCAGATTATAGAGAAAGTAGCGAGTACCTATTATCAAGTCTATCAAACTAAGGCAATGTTAAGAACGATAGAGACGACTATAGAGAGCACTACTAAGATTAAGGATATTATAGAGAATCTACATAAAAATGGATTGGCAACTCAGATAGATCTAGACCGTACTAAGGTGAGCCTTAGCAACATAAAAGCAACAAGACAGAAAATTATTAATGCAATAGACCTACAAGAGAATGCCTTAAAGTTCTTTATGGGTATGGATGTCAATACGCCTATTATTATGCCTGAAACTACTTTTAATGTAAATGAAAAGGGAATTCTAGCAGAAAACAGAATAGAGAACAGAACAGAGATTCACTTACTAGAGAAGCAAAAAGACTTACTTGAATATAAGAGAAAATCAATAGTTGCAGACTATTATCCATCATTAGCAGCATTCGGCAACTTCGCTTATCAGGGAATGGGAGATAAATTTCCTTGGGGAGGTTCACCCGCAGATAAAGTATATTGGACTAATACCTCAGCAGTAGGTCTACAATTAAAAATACCTGTGTTAAGTGGATTTGCTACTCGCTCTAAAGTTAGACAGGTAGTAATCGAACAAAAGAAAGTAGATGTACAGATACACGATACTAAACAGGCATTATCCCTAGACTTTAGTAATGCACAGAAATCTCTAGAGAATGCGATGATTACGATAGATATTCAGAAAGACAATGTCAGTCTTGCGAAAAGCATCCTGTCTAATATTCAAAATAACTATAAGCATGGGCTAGCCACATTAACTGACTTGCTTAATGCTGAGAATGCTTATACTGAAGCAGAAAATAACTATACTACCTCGATGCTAGATTATAAACTAGCAGAGATACAATTAGTAAAAGCACAAGGAGAACTTAAATCGTTATTAGATTAA
- a CDS encoding TetR/AcrR family transcriptional regulator: MDTQILEKATQMFLTQGFKTVTMDDIASELSISKKTIYQHFTSKPELIEKALANINAKFLQQIEQTLKLDQEAIPEIVAAHNDINDVFLVDFPGCFYQLTKYYPKLAQKQKVFHEKKYVKLIEKNLDKGIREGVYRSDIDVDYIARFHIASIVAVEDLDYFPESDYSHADVHALHLEYHIRSIATEKGLKIYKDLIQNKKQ, encoded by the coding sequence ATGGATACTCAAATATTAGAAAAAGCAACTCAAATGTTCCTTACTCAAGGATTCAAAACTGTAACGATGGACGATATCGCATCGGAACTTAGTATTTCAAAAAAAACCATTTATCAACATTTCACTTCTAAGCCAGAATTAATAGAGAAAGCATTAGCTAATATTAATGCGAAATTCTTACAGCAGATAGAACAGACTTTAAAACTAGATCAAGAGGCAATCCCAGAAATAGTAGCTGCTCACAATGATATTAATGATGTTTTCTTAGTAGATTTTCCAGGTTGTTTCTATCAATTAACTAAGTATTATCCTAAGTTGGCGCAGAAACAAAAAGTTTTTCACGAAAAAAAATACGTGAAATTAATTGAGAAAAACTTAGACAAGGGAATACGTGAAGGAGTGTATAGATCTGATATAGATGTAGACTACATCGCTAGGTTTCACATTGCTTCCATTGTTGCTGTTGAGGATCTTGATTACTTTCCAGAATCAGATTATTCACATGCAGATGTACACGCCTTACATTTAGAATATCATATTAGAAGTATAGCTACCGAAAAAGGCTTAAAAATATATAAAGATCTAATCCAGAACAAAAAACAATGA
- a CDS encoding polyprenyl synthetase family protein, translating into MQSIVKYKEQISEFIDSISLSGTPKELYEPISYILSLGGKQIRPVLTLMSADIFGIDPKKAIHAATAIELFHNFSLMHDDIMDDAPLRRGHQTVHEKWNTNTAILSGDAMLILAYQYFEHYENNTFRDLAKLFSKTAIEVCEGQQWDICFENRNDVSIPEYIQMIKFKTAVLVGAALKMGAIVAETSTKNAEDIYDFGINLGIAFQLQDDYLDAFGETATFGKQVGGDILENKKTFLYLKAVMNADDTQHDELVAYFSSVDQNAEDKVKRVKELFVETGSAKESKDLIEEYTLKALAILDQMDIAEEKKEQLRTFSHELMDRRV; encoded by the coding sequence ATGCAATCAATAGTTAAGTATAAAGAGCAGATTTCTGAATTTATCGATTCGATTTCTTTATCAGGTACTCCAAAGGAACTTTACGAACCTATTTCATATATATTATCATTAGGGGGAAAACAGATTCGTCCTGTGTTAACATTAATGTCAGCTGATATCTTTGGTATAGATCCAAAGAAAGCTATCCATGCGGCAACAGCTATTGAGTTGTTTCACAACTTCTCATTAATGCATGATGATATTATGGATGATGCGCCACTGCGTAGAGGTCATCAGACAGTGCATGAAAAATGGAATACAAATACTGCTATCTTATCAGGAGATGCTATGCTAATCTTAGCTTATCAGTATTTTGAGCATTATGAGAATAATACTTTTCGCGACTTAGCGAAGTTGTTTAGTAAAACGGCTATTGAGGTATGTGAAGGACAGCAATGGGATATCTGTTTTGAAAATAGAAATGATGTGAGTATTCCTGAATACATCCAAATGATTAAGTTTAAAACTGCTGTATTAGTAGGTGCTGCTCTTAAGATGGGGGCTATCGTAGCTGAGACGAGTACTAAGAATGCAGAGGATATATATGACTTTGGTATTAATCTAGGTATAGCGTTTCAGTTACAAGATGATTACTTAGACGCATTCGGTGAGACAGCTACCTTTGGTAAACAAGTGGGTGGTGATATCTTAGAGAATAAAAAGACATTTTTATACTTAAAAGCTGTGATGAATGCGGATGATACTCAACACGATGAATTGGTTGCATACTTTTCTAGTGTTGATCAAAATGCTGAAGATAAAGTGAAAAGAGTAAAGGAGTTATTCGTAGAGACTGGATCTGCTAAAGAATCAAAAGATCTAATAGAAGAGTATACATTAAAGGCACTTGCTATTTTGGATCAAATGGATATTGCAGAGGAAAAGAAAGAGCAATTGCGTACGTTTAGCCACGAATTAATGGATAGACGCGTATAA
- a CDS encoding 2-oxoglutarate dehydrogenase E1 component → MDRYSFLNAAHTAFFADLYDQYTESPDSVEPSWRAFFQGFDFANEYNSGPVEQLAQAYTSSNSVGVDSSAQLGQLQKEFAVLKLIDAYRTYGHLLTKTNPLRDRKVEHPDLSLEKFGLSQADLNVNFEAAKTIQLPTTTLGQIIARLEKIYCTTLGIEYKYIVDEATVQWIQNHYETTEAKFNNEEKKEILHKLIEAVSFENFLNTKYVGQKRFSLEGLEAAIPAIDFMMDAAADKGVEEIVVGMAHRGRLNVLANVFKKPAQDIFAEFDGKDYDAIEGFDGDVKYHLGLTTTRKTRSGKVMHVNLTPNPSHLETVGAVIEGIARAKQDTVYAAEPSKVLPIALHGDAAISGQGIVYEIVQMAKLRGYKTEGTIHIVLNNQVGFTTNYSDGRSSTYSTDIAKVTQSPVLHVNADDTEAAVRAFMFALDYRMEFGTDVFIDLVGYRKYGHNEGDEPKFTQPILYKLISKHPNSRNIYSARLLDDKIVDEAFVKSLESQYKDALEQELSTSRACEFTRVRTFMEENWQGFNIAGRDKMVADYNTKVSKEALTAIAEVITELPEDKKFISKVKKLIGDRKAMFFEKDALDWAMGELLAYGTLLTEGYDVRMSGQDVERGTFSHRHAVVKTEDTEELIILLNKLKEQKGEMRIFNSLLAEYAVLGFEYGYALTNPNTLTIWEAQFGDFSNGAQIMMDQYISAAEDKWNNQNGIVMLLPHGYENQGAEHSSARLERYLQLCAENNMFVTNVTTPANFFHLMRRQMITDFRKPLINMSPKSLLRLPAAVSSIKDFTEGKFQYVIGDDTAKPADVKSLVFCSGKFYYDLVAKREELGRNDVAIVRIEQLFPLPVEQIKEVIAMYPNVDDYVWAQEEPKNMGAYGYLLMNFEEKPLRYAGNRAYSAPASGSSVRSKKRYAYAVEKVFNKNL, encoded by the coding sequence ATGGATAGATATTCCTTCTTAAATGCGGCACACACTGCATTTTTTGCAGATTTATATGATCAGTATACAGAAAGCCCAGATAGCGTAGAGCCAAGCTGGAGAGCTTTTTTTCAGGGATTTGATTTTGCAAATGAATACAATAGTGGGCCTGTTGAGCAATTAGCACAAGCTTATACGTCAAGTAATAGTGTTGGTGTAGATAGTTCAGCGCAGTTAGGGCAACTTCAAAAGGAGTTTGCTGTATTAAAATTAATTGACGCTTACAGAACTTATGGGCATTTATTGACAAAAACAAACCCATTAAGAGACAGAAAAGTAGAGCATCCAGATTTGAGTTTAGAGAAGTTTGGTCTATCTCAAGCAGATTTGAATGTTAATTTTGAGGCTGCAAAGACAATACAACTACCAACAACTACATTAGGGCAAATCATTGCTCGATTAGAAAAAATTTACTGTACTACATTAGGTATTGAGTATAAATACATCGTTGATGAAGCGACTGTACAATGGATTCAAAATCACTATGAGACTACAGAGGCAAAATTTAATAATGAAGAGAAAAAAGAGATCTTGCACAAGTTGATTGAGGCAGTTTCTTTTGAAAACTTCTTAAATACGAAATACGTTGGACAAAAACGTTTCTCACTAGAAGGTCTAGAAGCAGCAATACCTGCTATAGATTTTATGATGGACGCTGCTGCTGATAAAGGAGTAGAAGAGATTGTTGTTGGGATGGCACACCGTGGACGTCTTAATGTATTGGCTAATGTATTCAAAAAGCCAGCACAAGACATCTTTGCAGAGTTTGATGGTAAAGATTATGATGCTATCGAAGGTTTTGATGGTGATGTTAAGTACCATTTAGGTCTTACTACAACTCGTAAAACTCGTTCTGGAAAAGTAATGCATGTTAACTTAACACCTAATCCATCTCACTTAGAGACAGTAGGTGCTGTTATCGAAGGTATAGCACGAGCAAAACAAGATACTGTTTATGCTGCAGAACCATCTAAAGTATTGCCTATTGCCCTTCATGGTGATGCTGCGATATCAGGACAAGGAATTGTTTATGAAATCGTACAGATGGCAAAACTTAGAGGGTATAAAACTGAAGGTACTATACATATAGTATTAAACAATCAAGTTGGTTTTACGACTAACTATTCTGATGGTCGTTCTTCTACTTACTCTACAGATATTGCTAAGGTAACTCAATCACCTGTATTGCATGTTAATGCAGATGATACTGAAGCTGCAGTTAGAGCATTTATGTTTGCGTTAGATTACCGTATGGAGTTTGGTACTGATGTATTTATTGACTTAGTTGGTTACCGTAAATATGGACACAACGAAGGAGATGAACCAAAATTCACTCAACCAATATTATACAAGTTAATCTCTAAACACCCTAACTCACGTAATATTTATAGCGCGAGATTATTAGATGATAAAATTGTAGATGAAGCTTTTGTTAAGTCATTAGAATCACAATATAAAGATGCTTTAGAACAAGAATTAAGCACGTCTCGTGCATGTGAATTTACACGTGTGAGAACATTTATGGAAGAGAACTGGCAAGGCTTTAACATTGCTGGTCGCGACAAAATGGTGGCTGATTATAATACTAAAGTTTCAAAAGAGGCACTTACTGCTATTGCAGAAGTAATCACTGAATTACCAGAGGATAAAAAATTCATTAGCAAAGTTAAAAAGCTTATTGGAGACAGAAAAGCAATGTTCTTTGAAAAAGATGCTTTAGACTGGGCAATGGGTGAGTTGTTAGCTTATGGTACTTTATTGACAGAAGGGTATGATGTGCGTATGTCTGGACAAGATGTAGAACGTGGTACATTCTCTCATAGACATGCTGTAGTAAAAACTGAGGATACAGAAGAACTTATTATTTTATTAAATAAACTGAAAGAGCAAAAAGGAGAAATGAGGATATTTAACTCTCTTTTAGCTGAGTATGCTGTATTAGGTTTTGAATATGGATATGCTTTAACTAATCCTAATACATTAACTATCTGGGAAGCACAGTTTGGAGATTTCTCTAACGGAGCTCAGATTATGATGGACCAATATATATCTGCAGCTGAAGATAAGTGGAATAACCAAAATGGTATCGTGATGTTATTACCTCACGGTTACGAGAACCAAGGTGCTGAACACTCTTCTGCTAGATTAGAGCGTTATTTACAGTTATGCGCCGAGAATAATATGTTCGTTACTAATGTTACTACACCAGCTAACTTCTTCCACTTAATGAGAAGACAAATGATTACTGACTTTAGAAAGCCATTGATTAATATGTCTCCTAAGAGTTTATTAAGACTTCCTGCTGCTGTATCTTCTATTAAAGATTTTACAGAAGGTAAATTCCAGTATGTAATCGGTGACGATACTGCTAAACCAGCGGATGTTAAGTCATTAGTATTCTGTAGTGGTAAATTCTATTATGACTTAGTAGCTAAACGCGAAGAGTTAGGTAGAAATGATGTTGCAATTGTGCGAATAGAACAATTATTCCCTTTACCAGTAGAACAAATCAAAGAAGTAATCGCTATGTATCCTAATGTAGATGACTATGTATGGGCTCAAGAAGAACCTAAAAACATGGGAGCTTACGGATATTTATTGATGAACTTTGAAGAGAAACCCCTACGTTATGCAGGTAATAGAGCTTATAGTGCTCCTGCATCTGGAAGTTCAGTTCGTTCTAAAAAACGTTACGCTTACGCAGTTGAAAAAGTTTTCAACAAGAATTTATAA
- the odhB gene encoding 2-oxoglutarate dehydrogenase complex dihydrolipoyllysine-residue succinyltransferase, with translation MSILEMKVPSPGESITEVEIATWLVKDGDYVEKDQAIAEVDSDKATLELPAEESGIITLKAEEGDAVAVGQVVCLIDMSAAKPAGGASTEAKPAAEAPKVEAPKAEPVKAATTYATGSASPAAKKILDEKNISAATVTGTGKDGRITKDDAVNAKASMGTPTGGSRGEERKKMSMLRRKVAERLVEAKNTTAMLTTFNEVNLTNVNKLRSEFKDAFKAKHGVGLGFMSFFTKAVTRALELYPDVNSMIDGQEQIKYDFADISIAVSGPKGLMVPVVRNAELLSFRGVEAEIKRLAIRARDGQITVDEMTGGTFTITNGGVFGSMLSTPIINPPQSAILGMHNIIERPIAVEGRVEIHPMMYVALSYDHRIIDGRESVGFLVAIKEALENPTELLLDNNPKKAFEL, from the coding sequence ATGAGCATCTTAGAAATGAAAGTTCCTTCGCCAGGTGAGTCAATTACTGAAGTTGAAATCGCTACATGGTTAGTAAAAGATGGTGACTACGTTGAAAAAGACCAAGCTATTGCTGAAGTAGATTCAGATAAAGCAACTTTAGAATTGCCAGCTGAAGAAAGTGGTATAATCACTTTAAAAGCAGAAGAAGGTGACGCTGTTGCTGTAGGTCAAGTAGTTTGTCTAATCGATATGAGCGCTGCAAAACCTGCAGGAGGCGCTTCTACGGAGGCTAAACCAGCTGCTGAAGCTCCTAAAGTGGAAGCTCCTAAAGCTGAACCTGTAAAAGCTGCAACTACTTATGCTACTGGAAGTGCATCTCCAGCTGCTAAGAAAATCTTAGATGAGAAAAACATCAGCGCTGCTACTGTAACAGGTACTGGTAAAGATGGTAGAATCACTAAAGATGATGCTGTTAACGCAAAAGCATCTATGGGAACTCCAACAGGAGGTTCTAGAGGAGAAGAGCGTAAAAAGATGTCTATGTTACGTCGTAAAGTAGCTGAACGTTTAGTAGAAGCTAAAAATACGACTGCTATGTTAACTACTTTTAATGAGGTTAATTTAACTAACGTAAACAAATTAAGAAGCGAGTTTAAAGATGCGTTTAAAGCAAAGCATGGTGTAGGTCTTGGATTTATGTCTTTCTTTACTAAAGCTGTAACTCGTGCATTAGAGTTGTATCCAGATGTAAACTCTATGATCGATGGTCAAGAGCAAATCAAATATGACTTCGCAGATATTTCTATTGCTGTATCAGGACCTAAGGGGCTAATGGTACCAGTAGTAAGAAATGCTGAGTTATTATCTTTCCGTGGTGTTGAAGCTGAAATCAAACGTTTAGCTATCAGAGCACGTGATGGACAAATCACTGTTGATGAAATGACAGGTGGTACATTTACTATTACGAATGGTGGTGTATTTGGCTCTATGTTATCTACTCCTATCATTAACCCTCCTCAGTCTGCTATCTTAGGTATGCACAATATTATCGAGCGTCCTATCGCAGTAGAAGGTAGAGTAGAGATTCACCCAATGATGTATGTGGCATTATCTTATGACCACAGAATTATCGATGGTCGTGAGTCTGTTGGTTTCTTAGTAGCTATTAAAGAGGCTTTAGAAAACCCAACTGAGTTATTATTAGATAACAATCCTAAAAAAGCATTTGAACTTTAG
- a CDS encoding ribonucleotide-diphosphate reductase subunit beta, which produces MTFQEPILTENKNRFVIFPIKHHDIWDWYKKMEASFWTAEEIDLHQDLSDWNNKLNEDERYFIKHILAFFAASDGIVNENLAENFVNEVQYAEAKFFYGFQIMMENIHSETYSLLIDTYVKNEEEKDRLFRALDVFPAIMKKADWALKWIESDSFAERLIAFAAVEGIFFSGAFCSIFWLKKRGLMPGLTFSNELISRDEGVHCDFAVHLHNHHLVNKVPKARIREILVDALDIEREFITESLPVSLIGMNATLMTQYLEFVTDRLLVELGCEKEYNVGNPFDFMDMISLQGKTNFFEKRVSEYQKAGVISKEEGGNKISFDADF; this is translated from the coding sequence ATGACTTTTCAAGAACCTATTTTAACAGAGAATAAAAATCGTTTTGTTATTTTTCCAATTAAGCACCATGACATTTGGGATTGGTATAAAAAAATGGAAGCAAGTTTTTGGACAGCAGAGGAAATTGATTTACACCAGGATTTATCAGATTGGAATAATAAATTAAACGAAGATGAACGTTATTTTATTAAACATATTCTTGCTTTCTTTGCCGCTTCTGACGGTATTGTAAATGAAAATTTAGCAGAGAACTTCGTGAATGAGGTACAATATGCTGAAGCTAAGTTTTTCTATGGATTCCAAATTATGATGGAGAATATTCACAGCGAGACATATTCTTTATTGATTGATACCTATGTGAAAAATGAAGAGGAAAAAGATAGACTATTTAGAGCTTTAGATGTATTTCCTGCTATTATGAAGAAAGCAGATTGGGCATTGAAATGGATAGAATCTGATTCATTTGCAGAGCGTTTAATAGCTTTTGCAGCTGTAGAAGGTATTTTCTTCTCAGGTGCGTTCTGTTCAATCTTCTGGTTGAAGAAGCGCGGTTTAATGCCAGGACTTACATTCTCAAATGAGTTAATCTCTAGAGATGAAGGTGTACACTGTGACTTCGCAGTTCACTTACATAACCATCACTTAGTAAATAAAGTTCCTAAAGCCCGTATTAGAGAAATATTAGTAGATGCCTTAGATATCGAAAGAGAGTTTATTACAGAGTCTTTACCAGTAAGTTTGATTGGGATGAATGCTACATTGATGACCCAATATCTAGAGTTTGTTACAGATAGATTATTAGTAGAGTTAGGGTGTGAGAAAGAGTATAATGTAGGAAATCCATTTGACTTTATGGATATGATTTCTCTACAAGGTAAGACTAATTTCTTCGAAAAACGTGTGTCTGAATATCAAAAGGCAGGGGTGATTTCAAAAGAAGAAGGTGGTAATAAGATTAGTTTTGATGCTGATTTTTAA